A stretch of Oncorhynchus mykiss isolate Arlee chromosome 26, USDA_OmykA_1.1, whole genome shotgun sequence DNA encodes these proteins:
- the LOC110506686 gene encoding ras-related and estrogen-regulated growth inhibitor-like protein: MNDIKLALLGSEGAGKSAVLVRFLTKRFIGEYASNANSLYRKRLSIEGRLLHLEVFDPCSQSGESRCILEEPVEWADGFIVVYNISDRTSFLNAQNILCQIKDARGESCKGEMDKMDIPICLVGNKQDLCHARQVFEEEGRALAQEHRCHFQEVSAAEDYLEISNLFTKLIRHVMDHLKYRADLRRYSGSKSMAKLINNVFGKRRKSV; encoded by the exons ATGAATGACATCAAGTTGGCTTTGCTGGGCAGCGAGGGAGCAGGGAAGTCAG CTGTTCTGGTAAGGTTTCTGACAAAACGTTTCATTGGAGAATATGCCTCCAACGCCA ACTCCTTATACCGTAAAAGGCTCTCCATCGAAGGAAGACTGTTACACTTGGAAGTATTTGATCCGTGTTCACAG AGTGGAGAGAGCAGATGTATCCTGGAAGAGCCGGTGGAGTGGGCCGATGGATTTATCGTGGTGTACAACATCAGCGACCGAACGTCCTTCCTCAACGCCCAAAACATCCTATGTCAGATCAAAGATGCCCGCGGAGAGAGCTGCAAGGG agagatggacaagaTGGACATCCCAATCTGCCTGGTGGGGAACAAGCAGGACCTGTGCCACGCCCGTCAAGTGTTTGAGGAAGAGGGCCGTGCCTTGGCTCAGGAGCACAGATGCCACTTCCAGGAGGTTTCTGCAGCAGAGGACTACCTGGAGATATCCAACCTCTTCACCAAGCTCATCCGCCACGTCATGGATCACCTGAAGTACCGGGCCGACCTCCGTCGCTACAGTGGCTCTAAGTCCATGGCCAAGCTCATCAACAATGTCTTCGgcaagaggaggaaatctgtctGA